Proteins encoded in a region of the Paenibacillus sp. E222 genome:
- a CDS encoding retropepsin-like aspartic protease, which translates to MKINYDGQLITTSLTVTFRGRVLRIDDVIIDTGSSHTIISPDVLEEIGVTYETGDSIYEAYGIGGSIPFYTKVMDRIEIGTKSIGNIEIDVGILPKEHKGLLGLDILKQQNFIIDLKTLELHY; encoded by the coding sequence ATGAAAATTAACTATGATGGTCAGTTAATTACAACGTCACTCACCGTTACATTTAGAGGCAGAGTATTAAGAATAGATGATGTAATTATAGATACAGGATCCTCACATACGATCATTAGTCCTGATGTTTTAGAGGAAATCGGTGTGACCTATGAAACCGGCGATTCGATATATGAAGCATACGGGATTGGAGGAAGTATTCCTTTCTACACCAAAGTCATGGACAGGATTGAAATAGGAACAAAAAGCATTGGGAATATAGAAATAGATGTAGGCATATTACCTAAAGAACATAAAGGGCTTCTCGGATTGGATATTCTGAAACAACAAAATTTTATAATTGATCTGAAAACATTAGAATTACATTATTGA
- a CDS encoding oxidoreductase, whose amino-acid sequence MRKNIAIIILMVGLIISMYFNYQFKAYKDNQEVDYAVKLNHGTQIGIKESIQNLDYVIKSLEDNSSKETVIYTLGNLAVSLKVGEESFIFLDSDFKEDQLSSTDLIYNVFRDMYWYIRADIIDDILSNKVSLEKESRNQLIQDIGVLKQDLEYIDSQFNEDILKEQSPKWIENKWKELIGEL is encoded by the coding sequence ATGAGAAAAAATATTGCAATAATCATACTAATGGTTGGATTGATAATAAGCATGTACTTCAACTATCAATTCAAAGCGTACAAAGACAATCAAGAAGTTGATTACGCGGTTAAACTAAATCATGGAACTCAAATTGGTATAAAAGAATCAATCCAGAATTTAGATTATGTGATAAAGAGCTTAGAAGACAATTCTTCGAAGGAAACAGTCATATACACATTAGGGAATCTGGCGGTATCTTTGAAAGTGGGTGAAGAATCATTCATCTTTCTGGATTCCGATTTCAAAGAAGATCAATTATCATCAACCGATTTAATCTATAATGTGTTTAGAGATATGTATTGGTATATAAGAGCAGATATCATAGACGACATTTTATCAAATAAGGTGTCGCTAGAAAAAGAATCGAGAAATCAACTTATTCAGGATATAGGAGTGCTTAAACAAGATTTAGAGTATATTGATAGTCAATTTAACGAGGATATTCTGAAAGAACAAAGTCCTAAGTGGATTGAAAACAAATGGAAAGAGTTAATTGGAGAGTTGTAA
- a CDS encoding cyclase family protein, which produces MQSSELVHQFMNCFNQLNVYDISPVFETNMPGFHHHPSLGIVENHRNFCHHGYYAQTLIISEHTGSHVDAPVHCHGEQAAIDQLPVDCLIGPYKKYDLENFTLEAGKPVGLDMIREVEKRDNFTLQAGDIVLIDFGWDQYYKPDASGKERDWWGKNEPGLTREVCKYFYESGIKAIGADTPGVDICMVNGEILSAPGHVEYFLPNHILIMEGFSRMNQAPAAGHIYGTSFEN; this is translated from the coding sequence TTGCAATCTTCTGAGCTTGTCCATCAATTTATGAATTGTTTTAATCAACTGAACGTATACGATATTTCACCCGTATTTGAAACGAATATGCCGGGATTTCATCATCATCCATCTCTCGGCATTGTGGAGAATCATCGCAACTTCTGCCATCATGGATACTATGCACAGACGTTAATCATATCAGAGCATACGGGCTCACATGTGGATGCCCCAGTGCATTGTCACGGAGAACAGGCAGCGATTGATCAACTTCCGGTGGATTGCCTGATTGGTCCCTACAAGAAATATGATCTGGAAAATTTCACTCTTGAAGCAGGCAAACCTGTTGGATTGGACATGATCCGAGAGGTAGAGAAGCGGGATAACTTCACTCTTCAGGCAGGTGATATTGTGCTGATTGACTTTGGCTGGGACCAATACTATAAGCCGGATGCGAGCGGCAAGGAGAGAGACTGGTGGGGGAAAAATGAGCCTGGACTCACCCGTGAGGTGTGCAAATATTTTTACGAGTCGGGCATTAAAGCTATTGGAGCAGATACACCAGGGGTAGATATTTGTATGGTGAACGGGGAAATCCTGAGCGCTCCAGGTCATGTAGAATATTTTTTGCCTAACCATATCTTGATCATGGAAGGGTTCAGCAGAATGAATCAGGCTCCAGCAGCAGGGCATATTTATGGCACTTCCTTTGAAAATTAA
- a CDS encoding (2Fe-2S)-binding protein gives MNRYLSTDLWKETVEDHSILLGEPPEHSIRTIALSELHDEAACREYISWFQEYIDAPDMKVAASMLAKRIGYLWTAPLMTAMTFHHQHVSFQLENSFLYHPKLEEHEGGTRFPFLAVNGIGAEALTGDRNVWREKVVEEMFAVQHTPLLKTLAAIAPLSMSILWENIMVRIGPLYTPDADETEQDSEHIQADFSYLTQVASGQVFGVRKNPLTRFTDCKDNVHVAKSERITCCFYYQMSGEYCRKCPKIDNENKSQLK, from the coding sequence ATGAACCGATATCTCTCGACAGACTTATGGAAAGAGACCGTGGAGGATCATTCGATTTTGCTTGGTGAGCCGCCTGAACATAGCATCCGTACCATTGCTCTAAGTGAGCTGCATGACGAAGCGGCCTGCCGGGAGTATATCAGCTGGTTTCAGGAGTATATCGATGCGCCTGACATGAAGGTTGCCGCCTCCATGTTAGCCAAGCGAATTGGCTATCTGTGGACGGCTCCGCTGATGACCGCGATGACTTTTCATCACCAGCATGTTTCGTTTCAGCTGGAGAACAGCTTTCTCTATCATCCGAAGCTCGAAGAACATGAGGGCGGTACACGATTTCCTTTTCTAGCAGTGAACGGAATTGGGGCTGAAGCACTGACTGGAGACAGGAACGTGTGGCGGGAAAAGGTGGTCGAGGAGATGTTTGCGGTACAGCATACACCCCTGTTAAAGACGCTTGCTGCGATTGCGCCTCTTTCCATGAGTATTCTCTGGGAGAACATTATGGTACGCATTGGCCCGCTATATACGCCTGATGCCGACGAGACAGAGCAGGATAGTGAGCACATCCAGGCGGACTTTTCATATCTTACGCAAGTGGCGTCCGGGCAAGTGTTCGGTGTGAGAAAGAATCCGTTGACCCGCTTCACCGATTGTAAGGACAATGTGCACGTTGCGAAAAGCGAGCGGATCACCTGTTGTTTTTATTATCAAATGTCAGGGGAATATTGCAGAAAATGTCCGAAAATTGACAATGAGAATAAATCTCAATTAAAATGA
- a CDS encoding chloramphenicol phosphotransferase CPT family protein: protein MERGLIIFLNGTSSAGKTSIAMELKNQGEVPFHHLSVDQFAQNYDQFIDNTYPDMKPTREVEHHVMTDILFDPINSLYCATIKLFSEMGLNVIVDTVISNDKWFNGFYDLLSDYPILFVGVQCSKEELTRREQSRRDREIGLAHSQFDYIYSYDEYDLEVNTEELSSAACAEKILSYIYSEQEYLAFKKLSRREVKTP from the coding sequence ATGGAACGAGGACTCATTATATTTTTGAACGGAACGTCAAGTGCGGGGAAGACAAGCATCGCGATGGAATTGAAAAATCAGGGAGAGGTTCCGTTTCATCATCTGTCTGTAGATCAATTTGCCCAAAATTATGATCAGTTTATCGACAATACATACCCAGATATGAAACCAACGAGAGAAGTGGAACACCATGTGATGACAGATATCCTGTTCGACCCTATCAATTCGTTGTACTGTGCAACCATTAAACTGTTTTCGGAAATGGGTTTGAATGTCATCGTAGATACGGTCATCAGCAATGACAAGTGGTTTAACGGTTTTTATGATTTACTATCGGATTATCCGATATTGTTTGTAGGTGTGCAGTGCTCGAAAGAAGAACTCACCAGAAGAGAGCAGAGCAGGAGAGATCGTGAGATTGGACTTGCCCATTCCCAGTTCGACTACATCTACTCTTATGATGAATATGATCTGGAAGTGAATACGGAAGAGCTTAGCTCAGCTGCATGTGCGGAAAAGATATTAAGTTATATATATTCCGAGCAGGAATACTTGGCATTTAAGAAGTTAAGCAGAAGAGAGGTAAAAACACCGTAA
- a CDS encoding helix-turn-helix domain-containing protein, with amino-acid sequence MPLQEQTSLWSDTTIKMLDGYSGTLQTGSVLSETQLTSNVLLLACGGEGELAMNGEVCHIGASFACHVVEGTSFTLTARSDELYYIVIMYKASSMEGASHVIPSYRKHPLQTSFIQNPVTQAEWIENAEKIVAKWRRGEGLERFYANALLQVMIYELIMEYECGQGGAESDMVDVVVSYISSHYRQNLELKELAALAGCSVRQLQRRFKQEKELGPMEYVIQLRMESASRILRHTDVSIGEIADKMGYRDMYYFSRAFKKYYGIPPLHYRLAAASKTDADYVHSLLGNRVASSYESAQGPVICHMRGEYLVTESPQRIAVLDVQYADHLLALGLSPAGSVGVGSATFHFPQYIRAGLQATELLGTYEYPDLLAVERLSPDLIICTEVHDQHVERLSRIAPVLMFKRNESWQTILSLFGELTGKRAEAKRILADYHRRTALLSEELAPVLAGKSVALIRPLDSLVRVHSASHRTGAVLYRDLGLPVPLFVADTSDTAYHISVDRLPAVHASHYFLLSNEIMQEGISATEQRVWKMLDTDERQQIHSVDAATWIGCYGPTGINGIVDQVAQALLA; translated from the coding sequence ATGCCGCTGCAAGAACAGACAAGTCTATGGAGTGATACGACGATCAAGATGCTTGACGGGTATAGCGGTACTTTGCAGACAGGCAGTGTTCTTAGCGAAACTCAATTAACTTCAAATGTGCTGCTGCTGGCATGCGGAGGGGAAGGGGAGCTTGCAATGAATGGTGAGGTTTGCCACATTGGAGCTTCTTTTGCCTGTCATGTGGTGGAGGGCACATCCTTCACGCTGACCGCCAGATCAGACGAACTTTATTATATCGTGATCATGTACAAGGCTTCTTCCATGGAAGGAGCCTCTCATGTTATACCCTCGTATCGCAAACACCCACTGCAAACTTCGTTTATTCAGAACCCTGTGACTCAAGCGGAATGGATCGAGAATGCGGAAAAAATCGTTGCCAAATGGCGCCGCGGCGAAGGGCTGGAACGTTTTTATGCCAATGCGTTGCTCCAGGTGATGATCTACGAACTGATCATGGAGTATGAATGTGGTCAAGGCGGAGCAGAGTCCGACATGGTGGATGTTGTCGTGTCATATATATCATCGCATTATCGTCAGAATCTGGAGCTGAAAGAGCTGGCAGCCCTTGCCGGATGCAGTGTAAGACAGCTGCAGCGACGATTCAAACAGGAGAAAGAGCTCGGACCAATGGAATACGTCATTCAGCTGCGCATGGAGAGTGCCTCGCGAATACTGCGTCATACGGATGTTTCTATCGGCGAAATTGCTGATAAAATGGGCTATCGCGACATGTATTATTTCAGCAGGGCGTTTAAGAAATATTATGGAATCCCACCACTGCATTACCGGCTTGCCGCCGCTTCGAAAACGGATGCAGACTATGTTCATTCCTTGCTGGGGAATCGTGTAGCTTCTTCGTATGAGTCGGCCCAAGGGCCTGTGATCTGCCATATGCGAGGGGAATATCTTGTCACCGAGTCACCACAGCGTATCGCTGTACTTGATGTCCAGTATGCCGATCATTTGCTTGCGCTTGGGTTGTCTCCAGCGGGAAGTGTAGGAGTAGGAAGTGCAACGTTCCATTTCCCGCAATATATCAGGGCAGGACTTCAGGCTACCGAATTGCTCGGAACGTATGAGTACCCTGATCTGCTTGCAGTGGAACGACTGTCTCCAGATCTGATTATTTGCACCGAGGTGCATGATCAGCACGTTGAACGTCTAAGCCGGATCGCTCCGGTTCTTATGTTTAAGCGTAATGAGAGCTGGCAGACCATTCTAAGCTTGTTCGGTGAACTAACTGGTAAGCGGGCAGAGGCAAAGCGGATACTTGCGGATTATCATCGACGAACCGCATTGCTGTCCGAAGAACTTGCTCCCGTGCTGGCAGGTAAGAGCGTGGCGCTGATTCGTCCGCTTGATTCTCTGGTTCGCGTACATTCTGCCTCGCATCGTACAGGTGCTGTGCTGTACCGTGACCTAGGTTTACCTGTTCCATTATTTGTGGCAGATACCTCCGACACGGCTTATCATATTTCAGTTGACAGACTACCGGCTGTACATGCCAGCCACTACTTTTTGCTTAGCAATGAGATCATGCAGGAGGGCATATCCGCGACAGAGCAGCGTGTCTGGAAGATGCTCGATACGGATGAGCGACAGCAAATACACTCCGTAGATGCCGCGACATGGATCGGTTGTTATGGACCAACAGGCATCAATGGCATTGTGGATCAGGTCGCTCAGGCGTTGTTGGCTTAA
- a CDS encoding ABC transporter substrate-binding protein, protein MNQGTKGQAAGSKAYAARKSRLFMGLMLALILVLTACGAGTGTDSGKPSAATPAETPANAETQTDGAFPVTITHMKGELTLNEKPKKIAVLDVKFLDQMLAVGEKPAGSVIAGGNTDFPEYLGDQPSDVQVLGTRDEPNLEAIVALDPDLIIMTDFQEKQYESVSKIAPTLVLDFYEDWRDTLATVAKITDKQDEAETVRKAYEEKVAGLKTKLAEKLGDETVALIRPRKEGIRVHGIEHRTGGILYQDLGLKMPALVEGIKDDTSVEISMEKVPDIKADRYFVLSDELFAAEAEAMLTNPVWKSLDAVKNNRTYDVNSTLWIAYYGPLAINLIVDQAAEALLGSN, encoded by the coding sequence ATGAATCAAGGAACAAAGGGGCAGGCTGCCGGAAGCAAGGCATATGCTGCTCGCAAATCACGATTATTCATGGGCTTGATGTTAGCCCTTATTCTTGTCCTGACGGCTTGCGGTGCCGGAACAGGTACAGATAGCGGCAAACCGTCGGCGGCAACGCCAGCGGAGACACCTGCGAACGCAGAAACTCAGACTGACGGAGCTTTTCCCGTAACGATCACGCATATGAAGGGTGAGCTGACGCTAAACGAAAAACCTAAGAAAATTGCGGTGCTTGATGTTAAGTTTCTCGATCAAATGTTAGCTGTTGGCGAGAAGCCGGCTGGCAGTGTCATCGCTGGAGGCAACACCGATTTTCCTGAATACTTAGGAGATCAGCCGAGTGATGTACAGGTTCTGGGTACACGGGACGAGCCTAATCTGGAAGCAATTGTAGCCTTGGACCCGGATCTGATTATCATGACGGACTTCCAGGAGAAGCAGTATGAGAGTGTAAGCAAAATTGCACCTACCCTGGTACTTGATTTTTACGAAGACTGGCGTGATACGTTAGCCACAGTTGCTAAGATTACAGACAAGCAGGACGAGGCAGAGACGGTGCGTAAAGCGTATGAGGAAAAAGTTGCTGGATTGAAGACCAAGCTTGCGGAGAAGTTGGGTGATGAAACGGTAGCGCTGATTCGTCCGAGAAAAGAAGGCATTCGTGTTCATGGTATCGAGCATCGCACAGGTGGCATTCTTTATCAGGATTTGGGCTTGAAAATGCCTGCACTCGTTGAGGGAATCAAGGATGATACCTCTGTTGAAATCTCGATGGAGAAAGTCCCTGATATTAAGGCAGATCGTTATTTTGTGCTGTCGGATGAGCTGTTTGCGGCAGAGGCAGAGGCTATGTTGACTAATCCAGTGTGGAAGTCCCTCGATGCTGTGAAAAATAACCGCACGTATGACGTAAACTCAACACTGTGGATTGCATACTACGGACCGCTTGCGATTAATCTGATTGTAGATCAGGCAGCGGAAGCCCTGCTCGGATCGAATTAA